One Brassica napus cultivar Da-Ae chromosome C2, Da-Ae, whole genome shotgun sequence DNA window includes the following coding sequences:
- the LOC125582385 gene encoding uncharacterized mitochondrial protein AtMg00310-like, which translates to MGMRVTRAIPSVSHLLFADNSMIPANDRQQIKDTLGIQNEGGMGSYLGIPEDISGSKCKLFAFLKEKLLHRVNGWTGRWLSKGGKEVLIKSILLVLPTYVMSSFLLPLEICENLASAIAQFWWSSNPPKRGIHWAKWEKMCAPREEGGIGFRMIHEFNLALLAKQLWRLVQFPDSLVARVLRGKYYRLSSPLQAGRVDSPSYVWTSIIDARKLLLLDIRSKVHS; encoded by the exons ATGGGGATGCGAGTCACACGCGCTATCCCCTCGGTAtcacaccttctctttgctgataaTAGCAT GATTCCAGCGAATGATCGACAACAGATTAAAGATACACTTGGTATCCAAAACGAAGGTGGGATGGGTTCCTACTTAGGAATCCCAGAAGATATTAGTGGATCAAAGTGTAAACTTTTTGCTTTCTTAAAGGAGAAACTATTACACAGAGTGAATGGTTGGACTGGTAGATGGTTGTCCAAGGGAGGAAAAGAAGTCTTAATCAAATCTATCTTGTTAGTTCTTCCGACTTATGTCATGTCCAGTTTCCTGCTACCTTTGGAGATATGTGAGAATCTAGCaagtgccattgcacaattctggtggagctcgAATCCGCCAAAAAGAGGTATTCACTGGGCAAAGTGGGAAAAGATGTGTGCTCCCCGAGAGGAGGGAGGAATTGGGTTCCGCATGATCCATGAATTTAATCTAGCTCTCTTAGCCAAGCAGCTTTGGCGTCTTGTTCAGTTTCCAGACTCATTAGTAGCGAGAGTTCTTCGGGGAAAGTACTATCGTCTGAGCTCGCCTTTGCAAGCAGGCAGAGTGGATTCTCCATCGTATGTATGGACGAGCATTATAGATGCGAGGAAGTTATTGCTCTTGGATATCAGAAGCAAAGTGCACTCATGA